One Oryza brachyantha chromosome 3, ObraRS2, whole genome shotgun sequence DNA segment encodes these proteins:
- the LOC102701250 gene encoding myosin-binding protein 2 isoform X1 has translation MAAASRFATVLVHRTTRRVTSALAYAVLEWTLIALLLINGLFSYAIARFAAYFGLRPPCLLCSRVDRLFEKEEAEAGEDGARWLRRALCGAHAAEISGLGYCLHHGRLAEADDMCDGCLSSSKERRGKDAGEKDATACSCCNAVVETSSRELPDTGKGHVPLAQEEHGEEDQREENDQGYVLLAQEEHDEEDEEKHEEFQENEKEDEVDDKDDQEEEEKMVAVEDESLEFMALGEKIELDGERLFSVAAIDEMTIAEDSSLHQACCEKEKGMDHIDGEHEPRDLDIGMVLEEKRMLDSSAATATEAIEDSVVPIPEAEIVTSPSDLEENSIPQDDELVIEDVEIGDITAEQEEIVVPEVAEEVSEDDNQLSSLVIWYASLIILLSVTEPVPEDDNRSAEVDTTCEVSIGSEICEREQDDHVVPFHESAAFEEPAAPLAYQNEQPLPLETPHETDHIVQEASETEQEEEVEATASQRLDQPPNKQTDVEEDKAPETPIYSVATQISEKKFLLERKRSLSLSLDGSVASEMDLSEPSTVDQLKSALQAERKALSALYAELEEERSAAAIATNQTMAMINRLQEEKAAMQMEALQYQRMMEEQSEYDQEALQLLNELVTKREKEKQELERELDLCRQKVMHYEDKERRRMASFKANGHSPNGNGTSVSSSGEDSDGHSDGYCETGESPNDGNLHSPSDAVLSPSTDQENKKHLVALDDSLTYFEMERLSILEELKTLEERLFTLEDDDINGTSEVVGHSSDEYVLSANGLHSPRNGDIASHKSKFDGRNSIGRGKSLLPLFDAVGDETGDQTPSPRGGNVQADNSSNPVSVLVKEQERLAIMEEVDHVYDRLQALEADKEFLRHCIKSLKKGDRGMDLLQEILQHLRELRSVELHVKNAGDALAANSA, from the exons atggcggcggcgagcaggttCGCCACGGTGCTCGTCCATAGGACGACGCGGAGGGTCACGTCGGCGCTGGCATACGCCGTCCTGGAGTGGACGCTCATCGCGCTGCTGCTGATCAACGGGCTATTCTCCTATGCCATCGCCCGGTTCGCCGCCTACTTCGGGCTCAGGCCGCCGTGCCTCCTCTGCTCCCGCGTCGATCGGCTCTTcgagaaggaggaggcggaggcgggggaggATGGCGCGCGGTGGCTGCGGAGAGCACTCTGCGGCGCCCACGCGGCGGAAATCTCCGGGCTCGGGTACTGCCTGCACCACGGCCGGCTCGCCGAGGCCGACGACATGTGCGACGGGTGCTTGTCTTCTTcgaaggagaggagggggaaagATGCAGGGGAGAAGGACGCCACTGCGTGCTCTTGCTGCAACGCCGTCGTGGAAACCTCCTCGCGCGAGCTACCGGATACAGGAAAAGGCCACGTTCCATTGGCTCAAGAGGAGCATGGCGAAGAAGACCAACGCGAAGAAAACGACCAAGGGTATGTTCTATTGGCTCAAGAGGAGCAcgacgaggaagacgaagagAAGCATGAAGAATTTCAGGAAAACGAGAAAGAAGACGAGGTGGACGACAAAGATGatcaagaggaggaggagaagatggTCGCCGTCGAGGACGAGTCCTTGGAATTCATGGCTCTCGGGGAAAAGATCGAGCTCGACGGTGAGCGCTTGTTCTCGGTAGCAGCCATCGACGAGATGACAATCGCCGAAGATTCAAGTTTGCATCAGGCATGCTGCGAAAAGGAGAAAGGAATGGACCATATTGACGGCGAGCACGAGCCGAGAGATCTTGATATCGGAATGGTTCTTGAGGAGAAGAGGATGTTGGATTCTTCCGCTGCAACAGCAACTGAAGCGATTGAGGACTCTGTTGTGCCCATCCCGGAAGCAGAGATCGTAACAAGCCCATCTGATCTTGAGGAGAACTCTATTCCTCAAGATGATGAACTGGTTATCGAAGACGTTGAAATTGGCGATATCACAGCTGAACAAGAAGAAATTGTTGTGCCTGAAG tCGCTGAAGAAGTTTCTGAAGATGACAATCAATTGTCCAGTCTTGTCATTTGGTATGCCAGTCTCATCATTTTGCTTTCAGTCACTGAACCAGTTCCTGAGGATGACAACAGATCAGCAGAGGTGGACACTACCTGTGAGGTATCAATAGGAAGTGAGATATGCGAACGGGAACAAGATGACCATGTCGTGCCATTCCATGAATCAGCAGCGTTCGAGGAGCCAGCTGCTCCACTGGCATACCAAAATGAGCAGCCACTGCCATTGGAAACCCCGCATGAAACAGACCACATTGTGCAAG AAGCAAGCGAAACCGAgcaagaggaggaggtagAGGCGACGGCAAGCCAGAGATTAGACCAGCCACCAAACAAACAGACCGATGTTGAAGAAGACAAGGCACCTGAGACACCGATCTACAGCGTTGCTACACAAATCTCggagaaaaagtttttgctTGAGAGGAAACGGTCACTGTCCTTATCCTTGGACGGGAGTGTGGCAAGCGAGATGGACTTGTCTGAGCCTTCCACCGTTGATCAGTTGAAATCAGCCCTGCAAGCAGAGCGAAAGGCGCTCAGCGCATTGTATGCCGAGCTTGAGGAAGAGAGGAGTGCCGCTGCCATCGCAACCAACCAGACGATGGCAATGATCAACAGGTTGCAGGAAGAAAAGGCAGCAATGCAGATGGAGGCTCTGCAATACCAACGGATGATGGAAGAGCAGTCGGAGTACGACCAGGAGGCGCTTCAGCTGCTGAACGAGCTGGTCACCAagagggagaaggagaagcaGGAGTTGGAGAGGGAGCTCGATCTGTGCAGGCAGAAGGTGATGCACTACGAGGacaaggagaggaggagaatgGCAAGCTTCAAGGCCAACGGGCACAGCCCCAATGGCAATGGCACGTCTGTCTCGTCCAGTGGCGAGGATAGTGACGGTCACTCAGATGGATACTGCGAGACAGGCGAGTCCCCCAATGACGGCAATCTTCATAGCCCGTCTGATGCTGTTCTTAGCCCCAGCACGGATCAAGAAAACAAGAAGCATCTGGTGGCTCTTGATGATTCATTGACGTACTTTGAGATGGAGAGGCTATCAATCTTGGAGGAGCTTAAGACATTGGAGGAGAGGCTCTTCACGTTAGAAGATGATGACATCAATGGCACCAGTGAAGTTGTTGGCCATTCTTCAGATGAATATGTGCTGTCAGCTAACGGTCTCCATTCACCTAGGAATGGTGATATCGCCAGTCACAAGTCAAAGTTTGATGGTAGGAATTCTATTGGCAGGGGAAAGAGTCTTCTGCCTCTATTCGATGCAGTTGGAGATGAGACTGGCGATCAGACTCCATCTCCAAGGGGAGGGAATGTGCAAGCCGATAATTCAAGCAATCCGGTCTCCGTGCTTGTGAAAGAACAGGAGAGGCTGGCTATAATGGAGGAGGTCGACCATGTATATGATAGACTGCAAGCACTAGAGGCAGACAAGGAGTTCCTCAGGCACTGCATCAAGTCCCTGAAGAAAGGTGACAGGGGCATGGACCTTCTTCAAGAGATCTTGCAGCATCTTCGCGAACTCCGGAGCGTGGAACTTCACGTTAAGAATGCCGGGGACGCCCTTGCTGCAAATTCAGCGTAG
- the LOC102701250 gene encoding myosin-binding protein 2 isoform X2 — protein sequence MAAASRFATVLVHRTTRRVTSALAYAVLEWTLIALLLINGLFSYAIARFAAYFGLRPPCLLCSRVDRLFEKEEAEAGEDGARWLRRALCGAHAAEISGLGYCLHHGRLAEADDMCDGCLSSSKERRGKDAGEKDATACSCCNAVVETSSRELPDTGKGHVPLAQEEHGEEDQREENDQGYVLLAQEEHDEEDEEKHEEFQENEKEDEVDDKDDQEEEEKMVAVEDESLEFMALGEKIELDGERLFSVAAIDEMTIAEDSSLHQACCEKEKGMDHIDGEHEPRDLDIGMVLEEKRMLDSSAATATEAIEDSVVPIPEAEIVTSPSDLEENSIPQDDELVIEDVEIGDITAEQEEIVVPEVTEPVPEDDNRSAEVDTTCEVSIGSEICEREQDDHVVPFHESAAFEEPAAPLAYQNEQPLPLETPHETDHIVQEASETEQEEEVEATASQRLDQPPNKQTDVEEDKAPETPIYSVATQISEKKFLLERKRSLSLSLDGSVASEMDLSEPSTVDQLKSALQAERKALSALYAELEEERSAAAIATNQTMAMINRLQEEKAAMQMEALQYQRMMEEQSEYDQEALQLLNELVTKREKEKQELERELDLCRQKVMHYEDKERRRMASFKANGHSPNGNGTSVSSSGEDSDGHSDGYCETGESPNDGNLHSPSDAVLSPSTDQENKKHLVALDDSLTYFEMERLSILEELKTLEERLFTLEDDDINGTSEVVGHSSDEYVLSANGLHSPRNGDIASHKSKFDGRNSIGRGKSLLPLFDAVGDETGDQTPSPRGGNVQADNSSNPVSVLVKEQERLAIMEEVDHVYDRLQALEADKEFLRHCIKSLKKGDRGMDLLQEILQHLRELRSVELHVKNAGDALAANSA from the exons atggcggcggcgagcaggttCGCCACGGTGCTCGTCCATAGGACGACGCGGAGGGTCACGTCGGCGCTGGCATACGCCGTCCTGGAGTGGACGCTCATCGCGCTGCTGCTGATCAACGGGCTATTCTCCTATGCCATCGCCCGGTTCGCCGCCTACTTCGGGCTCAGGCCGCCGTGCCTCCTCTGCTCCCGCGTCGATCGGCTCTTcgagaaggaggaggcggaggcgggggaggATGGCGCGCGGTGGCTGCGGAGAGCACTCTGCGGCGCCCACGCGGCGGAAATCTCCGGGCTCGGGTACTGCCTGCACCACGGCCGGCTCGCCGAGGCCGACGACATGTGCGACGGGTGCTTGTCTTCTTcgaaggagaggagggggaaagATGCAGGGGAGAAGGACGCCACTGCGTGCTCTTGCTGCAACGCCGTCGTGGAAACCTCCTCGCGCGAGCTACCGGATACAGGAAAAGGCCACGTTCCATTGGCTCAAGAGGAGCATGGCGAAGAAGACCAACGCGAAGAAAACGACCAAGGGTATGTTCTATTGGCTCAAGAGGAGCAcgacgaggaagacgaagagAAGCATGAAGAATTTCAGGAAAACGAGAAAGAAGACGAGGTGGACGACAAAGATGatcaagaggaggaggagaagatggTCGCCGTCGAGGACGAGTCCTTGGAATTCATGGCTCTCGGGGAAAAGATCGAGCTCGACGGTGAGCGCTTGTTCTCGGTAGCAGCCATCGACGAGATGACAATCGCCGAAGATTCAAGTTTGCATCAGGCATGCTGCGAAAAGGAGAAAGGAATGGACCATATTGACGGCGAGCACGAGCCGAGAGATCTTGATATCGGAATGGTTCTTGAGGAGAAGAGGATGTTGGATTCTTCCGCTGCAACAGCAACTGAAGCGATTGAGGACTCTGTTGTGCCCATCCCGGAAGCAGAGATCGTAACAAGCCCATCTGATCTTGAGGAGAACTCTATTCCTCAAGATGATGAACTGGTTATCGAAGACGTTGAAATTGGCGATATCACAGCTGAACAAGAAGAAATTGTTGTGCCTGAAG TCACTGAACCAGTTCCTGAGGATGACAACAGATCAGCAGAGGTGGACACTACCTGTGAGGTATCAATAGGAAGTGAGATATGCGAACGGGAACAAGATGACCATGTCGTGCCATTCCATGAATCAGCAGCGTTCGAGGAGCCAGCTGCTCCACTGGCATACCAAAATGAGCAGCCACTGCCATTGGAAACCCCGCATGAAACAGACCACATTGTGCAAG AAGCAAGCGAAACCGAgcaagaggaggaggtagAGGCGACGGCAAGCCAGAGATTAGACCAGCCACCAAACAAACAGACCGATGTTGAAGAAGACAAGGCACCTGAGACACCGATCTACAGCGTTGCTACACAAATCTCggagaaaaagtttttgctTGAGAGGAAACGGTCACTGTCCTTATCCTTGGACGGGAGTGTGGCAAGCGAGATGGACTTGTCTGAGCCTTCCACCGTTGATCAGTTGAAATCAGCCCTGCAAGCAGAGCGAAAGGCGCTCAGCGCATTGTATGCCGAGCTTGAGGAAGAGAGGAGTGCCGCTGCCATCGCAACCAACCAGACGATGGCAATGATCAACAGGTTGCAGGAAGAAAAGGCAGCAATGCAGATGGAGGCTCTGCAATACCAACGGATGATGGAAGAGCAGTCGGAGTACGACCAGGAGGCGCTTCAGCTGCTGAACGAGCTGGTCACCAagagggagaaggagaagcaGGAGTTGGAGAGGGAGCTCGATCTGTGCAGGCAGAAGGTGATGCACTACGAGGacaaggagaggaggagaatgGCAAGCTTCAAGGCCAACGGGCACAGCCCCAATGGCAATGGCACGTCTGTCTCGTCCAGTGGCGAGGATAGTGACGGTCACTCAGATGGATACTGCGAGACAGGCGAGTCCCCCAATGACGGCAATCTTCATAGCCCGTCTGATGCTGTTCTTAGCCCCAGCACGGATCAAGAAAACAAGAAGCATCTGGTGGCTCTTGATGATTCATTGACGTACTTTGAGATGGAGAGGCTATCAATCTTGGAGGAGCTTAAGACATTGGAGGAGAGGCTCTTCACGTTAGAAGATGATGACATCAATGGCACCAGTGAAGTTGTTGGCCATTCTTCAGATGAATATGTGCTGTCAGCTAACGGTCTCCATTCACCTAGGAATGGTGATATCGCCAGTCACAAGTCAAAGTTTGATGGTAGGAATTCTATTGGCAGGGGAAAGAGTCTTCTGCCTCTATTCGATGCAGTTGGAGATGAGACTGGCGATCAGACTCCATCTCCAAGGGGAGGGAATGTGCAAGCCGATAATTCAAGCAATCCGGTCTCCGTGCTTGTGAAAGAACAGGAGAGGCTGGCTATAATGGAGGAGGTCGACCATGTATATGATAGACTGCAAGCACTAGAGGCAGACAAGGAGTTCCTCAGGCACTGCATCAAGTCCCTGAAGAAAGGTGACAGGGGCATGGACCTTCTTCAAGAGATCTTGCAGCATCTTCGCGAACTCCGGAGCGTGGAACTTCACGTTAAGAATGCCGGGGACGCCCTTGCTGCAAATTCAGCGTAG